Within Candidatus Saccharibacteria bacterium, the genomic segment TGTCGTAGCCGTTGTAACCGTATTTCTTTCTCTCAGAACGCTCCCGCCCAAACCGGCACGCTATAAACGGAGTAAAAACATTTTATGGTGCTTCAGTGGGCTTATTTACCTTTTACGACACTGATTTTTAACTCGTTTGCTGCTCTGTATTCACAAACCAGATTGCTTTTGGGTAAGTACATCTCCAAGTTCGATGTAACGGATAAAGCGGTAATATCTCAAGCCGCCGACGGTAGCACGGTTAAGCAGTTATAGCCTCGACTTATCCAAAACCCCGCTGTGGTAGGCGGAGTAGTGTGTGGCGGCAGCTGCATCATAGCGCTCTAGCACAGCGTAAGTTTCGAGTGCGATGTCGCGGACTTCGATGAGGGCGCCGGGACGCGTTCTAAGCAATTGGTTGATGATTGTCCCAGCGAGGGCTCCTGCCTCCACCACAGCGCCGCTACGGTGTCCAAGAGAGGCAACGAGACTAATGAACAGCTTATCACGGCAAAAGGGCTCTGTTTTGTCAGGTTTCCGTACTACGATGCTTGCTGCAAGATCGGGGTGTTCAAGAGTAGTAAATACCGTATTGCAGTTGCTACAGGCTCGCCGCCGCCACGTTTGGTTTAACCGTTTTTGCAAGCGAGAATTTGTGACTTCAGTTTTACTGCCGCAATATATGCATACCATGACAACATGTTGACATAACGCTGGGAAAATATCTAGTGGAAAACTTATAAAAACCCGTGGATAAACGAAAACCCGGCCTTCTTATCGAAGACCGGGGCATTGCCTTATGAATAGGGCTAAAGGTTTATACCTATGCAGTCCTTACCCGACGGACGCGTGAAACGCGTTTTACATTCGGGAGTTCTTCATAAAACAACTGGAAGCTCTGTAATGAGCTTGGTTGTTTTGTACTCACCAACACACCTCGCTTAACTCAGATATACTAGCAAAATCAGTATTGCAAGTCAAGCCAATACATTGTATACATAAGCATAATAACAGGGGTATCAAAAGCAATACTCTTTACGATATCACTTCGTGGAATCGGCCTGTTTCACCACGAAAAAAGGTCAGCATATGCTGACCTCTTATCGTGGTGGGCGATATAGGATTCGAACCTATCACCTCCACAACGTCAATGTGGCGCTCTAGCCAAATGAGCTAATCGCCCGAACCCGGACATAAAGACTATAACAAAAGCCCGGAGCCTTTTCAAACGTCACACGGGTTCGTGACAGCTACGCCAGGGGCCTAGAAGTGCTATCGCATATATAGTATAAAAGGGATGAAACTGATATATAGACTTTTCCACAGGCAGCAGAAAAATACCCAAAAAAGTACTAGCATCATGCAGCTAGGCAGTGTATACTAGCTTGTGAGGTGAGGTTTTGCCGAGAGGTTTTACCGAACTAAAAAGCGCTTGGATGTCTTTGCGAGAGCACCCAAGCGTTTTTTTGTTATGAACGCATATCGCACCAAATGCGTGGATGTTTGTGACTGATAGTTTCAGCGGTGTATACTGACTGTAAGCGCTGACGTGGATTAACCAACCACTGAGCTTCGTCTGTGTGGCAACAGAGTACGTTAACTACAGTTGCAAGAGTTAAATGCTTAGGTGGAACCTCCGGTCAAAGTATCGGACCCGAGCACGCTACAGAACGTACCAACGTTTGAAGGCGTGTTTTTATTTTTGTAAAACGAGGAGTATTGATATGACGGCAGAAAACGATAGCCTACATGCCATGAGGCATAGCTTGGCACATATAATGGCAGGGGCAATTCAACACCTGTGGCCAGAGGTCAAACTTGGCGTGGGGCCGGTGGTCGAGAACGGGTTTTATTACGACATAGACCTCGGGACAGAGGCAAAACTCAGCGAGGAAGATTTTGGGCGAGTGGAGGATGAAATGCGCAAAATCATTGCAGACGCGCAGCCATTTGATAAATATATGATGCCCGTGGAACAAGCTCTGTTATGGGCGCGCGACAACGGCCAGCCTTATAAGGAAGAATTGCTCAATGATCTGCGGCGAGAGGGAACAACCCTGGCCAAAGAACTAGATAGTGCCATGATGGGGCTTCCGGCTGGCATAGGCGGAGTGACTGCGACGCAAACGGTTACTGAAGTATCATTTTACCGTAACGGCGACTTTTCTGACCTTTGTAGGGGTCCACACGTAGAGTCGACCGACAAAGTCGGGGCGTTCAAGCTCATGCGCGTAGCTGGGGCGTACTGGCGTGGCAAAGAGGATAATCCTCAGATGCAGCGCGTTTATGGTGTGGCATTTGAGACCGAAAAGGAGCTACGCAGCTACCTAGGTATGTTGGAAGAAGCCAAAAAACGCGATCACCGCAAGCTGGGTGCGGAACTAGATCTTTTTGTCTTTTCCGAGCTCGTCGGTCAAGGTTTGCCGCTGTGGACCCCCAGGGGCACGGTACTCAAGAATGAACTCGACCGTTTCGTACAAGATTTGCGTGACGAGCGAGGTTTTCAGCAGATATCAGTGCCGCATATTACCAAGAAAGAACTGTATGAAAAAAGTGGCCACTGGACAAAGTTCAAAGACGAATTATTTCGGATAACCACCCGTGAGGGGCACGAGTTCGCCATGAAGCCCATGAACTGTCCTCATCACACACAAATTTACGCGTCACAACCGCGGAGCTACCGAGATTTACCCATCCGTTACCGCGAATCCACCATGGTTTACCGCGACGAACAGAGCGGGGAACTGGGCGGGCTTAGTCGGGTTCGGGGGATTACCCAGGACGACGCGCATGTTTTTTGCCGAACGGGTCAGATTGAGGGCGAAGTGCAAAAGCTATGGGATATTATTGAGACATTCTATAAAACGGTTGGCTTTGAAGATTTGGAGTATCGGCTGTCAACGCACGACCCAGAAGATATGAGCCAGTACGCTGGCGGAATAGACAAATGGGATTCATCTGTCACTCAGCTAGAAAATATCCTAAAAACTAAAGTTGGCGACAAATACTATGTTGGGGTAGGAGAGGCAGCTTTTTATGGTCCGAAAATTGATTTTATGGGGCATGATGCCATCGGTCGAGAGCACCAGGTAGCAACAATTCAGCTGGATTTCAATCAGCCGGAGGGGTTTGATCTGACTTGCACCAATGAGGATGGTGGAGACGAGCGTATTGTCATGTTGCACTGTGCCGTAATGGGTTCGCATGAGCGTTTCTTAAGCATTTACATAGAACATACCGCCGGAAAGTTTCCTGTGTGGTGCGCGCCGGAACAGGTGCGGATACTGAGCGTTAACCAAGAGCCAGCAACACTTGCGTTTGTTGAGAGTTTGCAGCAGGCAGGCAAGGCGCTTGGCCTGCGCATTGAAGCAGACAACAACAACGAATCTGTTGGTAAAAAGATTCGTGCCGCCGAAGTGTGGAAGGTTCCATATACAATAGTGATAGGTGAGAAAGAGATTGGGGGCGGGGAGCTGACACCGCGTATCCGTAAAGACCTTGTCGTGTCGGAAGATTTGAAATCATACACGGCCGAAGAATTCTTTAGAACCGTTGCCAACGAAGCCAAGTCCCGTGTCAGTAAAACCTCGCTATAAAAAAGTCGGGTACCGAAAAAATGTTTACCGTAAATTTTGAAGTTGGGTTTCGGGAGCGAGTGGAGTCGGTAGTACGGCAGATTCCTTGGGGGCGGGTTATGACATATGGGCAGATTGCGGCGTTGTGTGGTAATGCGCGGGCGGCGCGGGTTGTGGGTGGTACCGCCCATTTTGGCGACCCGGATTTACCCTGGCAAAGAGTGGTTAACAAAAGCGGTGGTTTGGCGAGTGGCTACCCGGGTGGTCGCCGCGCACACGCAGAACACTTGCGTAGAGAAAAAGTCATTGTTTCTGAAGACATGAAAGTGGATGTCGAAAATCTGCTGTGGTGG encodes:
- the thrS gene encoding threonine--tRNA ligase: MTAENDSLHAMRHSLAHIMAGAIQHLWPEVKLGVGPVVENGFYYDIDLGTEAKLSEEDFGRVEDEMRKIIADAQPFDKYMMPVEQALLWARDNGQPYKEELLNDLRREGTTLAKELDSAMMGLPAGIGGVTATQTVTEVSFYRNGDFSDLCRGPHVESTDKVGAFKLMRVAGAYWRGKEDNPQMQRVYGVAFETEKELRSYLGMLEEAKKRDHRKLGAELDLFVFSELVGQGLPLWTPRGTVLKNELDRFVQDLRDERGFQQISVPHITKKELYEKSGHWTKFKDELFRITTREGHEFAMKPMNCPHHTQIYASQPRSYRDLPIRYRESTMVYRDEQSGELGGLSRVRGITQDDAHVFCRTGQIEGEVQKLWDIIETFYKTVGFEDLEYRLSTHDPEDMSQYAGGIDKWDSSVTQLENILKTKVGDKYYVGVGEAAFYGPKIDFMGHDAIGREHQVATIQLDFNQPEGFDLTCTNEDGGDERIVMLHCAVMGSHERFLSIYIEHTAGKFPVWCAPEQVRILSVNQEPATLAFVESLQQAGKALGLRIEADNNNESVGKKIRAAEVWKVPYTIVIGEKEIGGGELTPRIRKDLVVSEDLKSYTAEEFFRTVANEAKSRVSKTSL
- a CDS encoding MGMT family protein, coding for MFTVNFEVGFRERVESVVRQIPWGRVMTYGQIAALCGNARAARVVGGTAHFGDPDLPWQRVVNKSGGLASGYPGGRRAHAEHLRREKVIVSEDMKVDVENLLWWPEG